From the Maioricimonas rarisocia genome, one window contains:
- a CDS encoding serine/threonine-protein kinase: MTPDAQAQTGSGPPAAEHDQLRRLGKYVIQRRLGAGGMGTVFLAVDEELNRTVALKVLPRDRAENPTLVKRFKAEGQAAASLEHSHIVKVYEAGEADGFLYLALEYIDGIDVQELVRKRGVLPVKRSIAIVRQIAEALQHAYEKKFVHRDIKPSNFLIKADGSVKLADMGLARSLDEATDTNITRAGMTVGTVDYMAPEQARNSKAADIRSDLYSLGCSWFQMLTGRPPFSEGSMTHKLQAHATAPSPDPRGWNDRVPEAVVAVLGRLMAKRPEDRYQTPAELIADLDQSKLRRTNVSTDILAGLSEDYEEPDPAAEAEEPPFTEQSRKRTGRQKSSSAKSSKSPSARRSTLNASSEPETAEADKPQVDRRLKAKRRAKSGRSTAGAARERRKPDSPEADRSADQAGRQTASEPTPTKKSLSSFISVPTGTIDPDKLKFAFFGLLLVGLVGLVGWAMNRAGSNTGGGGGTPAFNPYAPQDVNNASALNSPATAGEDGRSGEGPGFEVQEGPEAGDTQVSARSGQGRPTEVTDGPERGSEGDASARSGNHRPFPGTEDLAAGSEHAVPSWVYKTGPDVATDARRLIVTPSPSAAGQFRTFAEAVAELPRDEGVIVFRGDGPFPVEAADLSRCRNLVVEAASGSNPVLVLSAATIERGDAGLLKRDGLLGLTGLHFVLKDRDSFDGDDVALISAVNCGLAIRNCTVTLADSSNRTTTAVAITSSGERTRNARAVIENVVVRGNQLTAARLDGRGVNFVAGNCLFAAGDAPALVITPSAEQARASEDVEERGIDLQLLKSVVISRKTAIALQHSPSSTPAPCTLKVRHVVFASDDSADGSVPSTWMSLAPWPEGASGRLDESRARSVKLATDRTLWLGWDVLVALQAGSDASPVKVTSLAEWGQFWRRTLESQSVETEVPGLATLPSDHRNITPQVVAAALDDSVARYGATGNVPGIVATALPLPPQGLVDRLIAIGSRPRLPKKFGEAMDFPNRVEFDLARGGNEFASFVNSPKCPDGTHIVLTGTGLNYLQPFTVKGKRLRLEFRSGVDAPFIIQPVAADDPSDAAEALVTVESGTVDLVNAHIRIPHSRRRGYPARVVKVEDGSFSIRNCRLQGPVNREEFHAPPLVECVKRPENGERRYGLILNSFLSTDSACLGGDLSGRLVEVNNSIMYGLSDVLSVRSAATDGYLLMQDSTVTGGQSIVQLASAGDAAGKLHVFVKHSVVTSPPKSAMAEPVVLAMPADALSSDHLTWWEEGVGYAGELKGHRRAPETVPFSGNWRGAYGPAHVIRPLTGHRGVLLASVLPAPERLAAENFRLLPACEAASWHDDGGPIGADVDEVGPVAAPVESKPSGPPRPNGRRRPRSTF; this comes from the coding sequence ATGACGCCGGACGCACAGGCCCAGACCGGTTCAGGTCCTCCGGCTGCCGAACACGACCAGCTCCGCAGGCTGGGAAAATACGTGATTCAGCGGCGGCTGGGGGCCGGCGGTATGGGAACGGTGTTCCTCGCTGTCGATGAAGAACTCAACCGCACCGTCGCCCTGAAGGTGCTCCCCCGCGACCGGGCAGAGAACCCGACGCTGGTTAAACGCTTCAAGGCCGAGGGACAGGCGGCCGCCTCGCTCGAGCACAGCCACATCGTCAAGGTCTACGAGGCCGGCGAGGCGGATGGCTTTCTGTACCTGGCGCTCGAGTACATCGACGGCATCGACGTGCAGGAACTGGTCCGCAAGCGGGGCGTACTGCCGGTCAAACGATCGATCGCCATCGTCCGCCAGATTGCCGAGGCCCTCCAGCATGCCTACGAGAAGAAATTCGTCCATCGCGACATCAAGCCGTCCAACTTCCTGATCAAGGCGGATGGCAGCGTCAAGCTGGCCGACATGGGGCTCGCCCGGTCACTCGATGAAGCGACCGATACGAACATCACGCGGGCCGGGATGACCGTCGGCACTGTCGATTACATGGCTCCCGAGCAGGCCCGCAACAGCAAGGCGGCCGACATTCGCAGCGACCTGTATTCGCTCGGCTGCTCCTGGTTCCAGATGCTCACCGGGCGTCCTCCATTCTCCGAAGGGAGCATGACGCACAAGCTGCAGGCCCACGCGACCGCACCGTCACCCGACCCACGGGGCTGGAACGACCGTGTCCCGGAAGCCGTCGTGGCGGTCCTGGGTCGGCTGATGGCCAAGAGGCCCGAAGACCGGTACCAGACGCCGGCCGAACTGATCGCAGACCTCGACCAGTCGAAGCTGCGTCGGACCAACGTCAGCACCGATATTCTCGCCGGACTCTCGGAAGATTACGAAGAGCCCGATCCGGCAGCCGAGGCCGAAGAGCCTCCGTTCACCGAGCAGAGCCGCAAGCGAACCGGTCGTCAGAAGTCATCCTCCGCGAAATCCTCGAAGTCACCGTCAGCCCGCCGATCGACGCTCAATGCATCGTCGGAACCGGAAACAGCGGAGGCGGACAAACCGCAGGTCGACCGTCGACTGAAGGCGAAACGACGCGCCAAATCAGGCCGCTCCACCGCGGGCGCTGCGCGGGAGCGTCGGAAGCCGGACTCTCCCGAGGCCGACCGATCAGCCGATCAGGCCGGCCGGCAGACTGCGAGCGAGCCGACGCCGACGAAAAAGTCGCTCTCCTCGTTCATCAGCGTTCCCACTGGCACCATCGATCCGGACAAGCTCAAGTTCGCCTTCTTCGGGCTGCTGCTCGTCGGGTTGGTCGGTCTGGTCGGCTGGGCCATGAACCGGGCCGGCAGCAATACCGGTGGCGGAGGTGGCACTCCGGCCTTCAATCCGTACGCTCCGCAGGACGTTAACAACGCTTCTGCACTGAACAGCCCGGCCACCGCCGGCGAAGACGGTCGTTCCGGAGAAGGTCCCGGCTTTGAAGTCCAGGAGGGCCCCGAAGCCGGCGACACGCAGGTGTCGGCCCGCTCCGGTCAAGGACGTCCAACCGAAGTCACTGACGGTCCTGAGCGGGGCAGCGAGGGCGACGCCTCCGCTCGGTCCGGCAATCATCGTCCGTTTCCCGGTACCGAAGATCTCGCGGCCGGCAGCGAGCATGCCGTACCCTCCTGGGTCTACAAGACAGGCCCAGATGTCGCGACAGATGCCCGGCGCCTCATCGTCACCCCCAGCCCGAGTGCCGCCGGACAATTCCGCACCTTCGCGGAAGCCGTTGCCGAACTCCCCCGCGATGAGGGTGTGATCGTTTTTCGCGGCGACGGTCCGTTTCCTGTCGAGGCGGCCGACCTCTCCCGCTGCCGGAACCTCGTTGTCGAAGCCGCCTCCGGCAGCAACCCGGTCCTGGTTCTCTCGGCGGCAACGATCGAACGCGGGGACGCGGGGCTGCTCAAGCGGGACGGATTGCTCGGACTGACCGGCCTGCACTTCGTCCTCAAGGATCGGGACAGCTTTGACGGCGACGACGTCGCGCTCATCTCCGCGGTCAATTGTGGTCTCGCCATTCGCAATTGCACCGTCACACTGGCCGACTCATCCAACCGGACGACGACCGCCGTTGCCATCACCTCCAGCGGCGAACGCACCCGGAACGCCCGGGCGGTGATCGAGAATGTCGTCGTCCGGGGCAATCAGCTGACGGCCGCCCGGCTTGATGGTCGCGGCGTCAACTTCGTCGCCGGCAACTGCCTGTTTGCCGCCGGTGATGCTCCCGCACTGGTCATCACACCCAGTGCAGAGCAGGCACGTGCCTCGGAAGACGTTGAAGAACGGGGCATCGATCTGCAACTGTTGAAGTCCGTCGTCATCTCGCGCAAGACCGCCATCGCATTGCAGCATTCGCCGTCCTCGACACCGGCTCCGTGTACGCTGAAGGTGCGTCATGTCGTGTTTGCCAGCGATGATTCCGCAGACGGATCCGTCCCCAGCACCTGGATGAGCCTCGCCCCCTGGCCCGAAGGTGCCAGCGGTCGCCTGGACGAGTCGCGCGCCCGTAGCGTGAAACTCGCCACCGACCGAACCCTGTGGCTGGGCTGGGACGTGCTCGTCGCGCTGCAGGCCGGAAGCGATGCCAGCCCCGTCAAAGTCACGTCACTCGCAGAGTGGGGGCAATTCTGGCGGCGGACTCTGGAGAGCCAGAGCGTCGAGACAGAAGTCCCCGGACTGGCGACTCTCCCGTCCGATCACCGAAACATCACGCCTCAGGTCGTTGCTGCGGCATTGGACGACTCTGTCGCACGCTACGGGGCGACCGGCAACGTTCCCGGTATCGTCGCCACCGCTCTTCCGCTTCCACCGCAGGGGCTCGTCGACCGGTTGATCGCCATCGGCAGCCGCCCCCGATTGCCGAAGAAGTTCGGCGAGGCGATGGACTTCCCCAACAGGGTCGAGTTCGATCTGGCCCGTGGCGGTAACGAGTTTGCCAGCTTCGTGAACAGCCCGAAATGCCCGGACGGCACCCACATTGTGCTGACGGGGACAGGACTGAACTACCTGCAGCCCTTCACGGTCAAAGGGAAGCGGTTGCGACTGGAGTTCCGCTCGGGTGTGGACGCTCCGTTTATCATTCAGCCGGTTGCGGCGGATGATCCGAGCGATGCCGCGGAAGCGCTCGTCACGGTCGAGTCGGGTACCGTCGACCTCGTCAACGCCCATATCCGCATTCCGCACTCACGCCGCCGGGGTTACCCCGCCCGCGTCGTCAAAGTCGAGGACGGCAGTTTTTCGATCCGCAACTGCCGCTTGCAGGGCCCCGTCAACCGGGAAGAGTTTCACGCCCCGCCGCTCGTCGAATGCGTAAAGCGTCCAGAAAATGGTGAACGACGGTACGGCCTGATCCTCAACTCGTTTCTCTCGACCGATTCCGCCTGTCTGGGGGGGGATCTCTCCGGACGACTCGTCGAGGTCAACAATTCCATCATGTACGGGCTGAGCGACGTCCTGTCGGTCCGATCCGCAGCCACCGACGGTTACCTGCTGATGCAGGATTCGACCGTCACCGGCGGTCAGTCCATCGTCCAGCTCGCCTCCGCTGGCGATGCGGCCGGCAAGCTGCACGTCTTCGTGAAACATTCGGTCGTGACGTCGCCGCCGAAATCAGCCATGGCGGAACCGGTCGTCCTCGCCATGCCGGCCGATGCCTTGTCGAGTGACCACCTCACCTGGTGGGAAGAGGGAGTCGGCTACGCCGGCGAACTGAAGGGCCATCGACGCGCTCCCGAGACCGTGCCGTTCTCAGGCAACTGGCGTGGAGCGTACGGGCCGGCACACGTGATCCGGCCGTTGACGGGACACCGTGGTGTTCTGCTCGCCAGTGTGCTTCCCGCCCCGGAACGGCTCGCTGCAGAGAACTTCCGCCTGCTGCCGGCCTGTGAAGCGGCTTCCTGGCACGACGACGGAGGTCCGATCGGTGCCGACGTCGATGAAGTCGGTCCTGTCGCGGCACCGGTCGAATCGAAGCCCTCGGGCCCCCCCCGTCCAAACGGGCGTCGTCGCCCCCGCTCGACGTTCTAA
- a CDS encoding ATP-binding protein: MTGSRTTLLVLQGADQGIRFEIGGDVVTIGRGAQNDVRILDTEVSRRHATLQLRGGGYGIVDAGSSNGTFVNGRPTEGQQLKNGDQIQIGRTVLLFTQTSIEDPSHVASRVNLVATIDEVERSQIVGSVGRDAGQALAESASAGYSQVRTPGTPLDVLYQITEEAVRPNHSMDQVLQRILDLTLQAVGADRGCMLVADNRTDRIEPRVLSFRPGVASDQTMPVSTSIVEYVIQHGHGVRTSDARRDERFDPGHSILQSGIREAMCVPMQGRYELMGIIYVDTTTPNVSLDAEPGNPHRFGEDLLALLSAIGRQSALAVEINRYQQALVSAERLAAVGQTIATLSHHIKNILQGIRGGSYLIDMGLQDENNELVRKGWDIVDRNQERIYHLVMDMLTFSKERQPALARGNVNETVREVCELMQGRARECHVTLQLSLDEQLPQSQFDGEGIHRAVLNILTNAIDALDGRDDGRVVISTGLDEATSHVFVEIADNGPGIAEAELPRLFNIFESSKGSRGTGLGLAVSQKILREHGGEITAKSRLGEGATFRLEWPAAEDDQDDSHDVTGQTESQTRSPG; this comes from the coding sequence GTGACTGGGAGCAGAACGACTCTTCTGGTTCTCCAGGGTGCGGACCAGGGAATCCGGTTTGAGATCGGCGGCGACGTCGTGACCATCGGTCGGGGTGCGCAGAACGACGTTCGCATTCTCGATACCGAAGTTTCACGGCGGCACGCGACGCTGCAGTTGCGCGGTGGCGGCTATGGAATCGTCGATGCCGGCAGTTCCAACGGAACGTTCGTCAACGGACGACCGACCGAGGGGCAGCAGCTCAAGAACGGCGATCAGATCCAGATCGGCCGGACGGTGCTGCTGTTCACCCAGACCAGCATCGAAGATCCCAGCCACGTGGCCAGTCGCGTCAATCTGGTGGCAACGATCGACGAGGTCGAACGCTCACAGATTGTCGGCAGCGTCGGACGTGATGCCGGGCAGGCGCTGGCCGAGTCGGCGTCGGCGGGCTACAGCCAGGTTCGCACGCCCGGTACGCCGCTGGATGTCCTGTACCAGATCACCGAAGAAGCGGTGCGGCCGAACCATTCGATGGACCAGGTGCTGCAGCGGATTCTCGATCTGACCCTGCAGGCGGTTGGTGCCGATCGTGGCTGCATGCTCGTGGCCGACAACCGGACCGACCGAATCGAGCCGCGCGTGCTGAGCTTTCGGCCGGGGGTTGCCAGTGACCAGACGATGCCGGTCTCCACGAGCATTGTCGAGTACGTGATTCAGCATGGGCACGGCGTGCGGACCTCCGATGCCCGCCGCGACGAGCGGTTTGATCCCGGCCACAGCATTCTGCAGTCAGGCATTCGGGAGGCGATGTGTGTCCCGATGCAGGGCCGCTACGAGCTGATGGGCATCATCTACGTCGACACGACGACGCCGAACGTCAGTCTCGATGCCGAGCCGGGCAACCCGCACCGATTCGGCGAAGACCTGCTGGCCCTGCTCTCGGCGATCGGACGGCAATCCGCCCTGGCAGTTGAAATCAACCGCTATCAGCAGGCGCTCGTGAGTGCCGAACGTCTTGCGGCTGTCGGGCAGACGATTGCCACGCTGAGCCACCACATCAAGAACATCCTGCAGGGGATTCGGGGGGGCAGTTACCTCATCGACATGGGACTGCAGGACGAGAACAACGAGCTGGTTCGCAAGGGCTGGGACATTGTCGACCGCAATCAGGAGCGGATCTATCACCTTGTGATGGACATGCTGACGTTCAGCAAGGAACGGCAGCCGGCTCTGGCGCGAGGGAATGTGAACGAGACGGTTCGCGAAGTCTGCGAGCTGATGCAGGGACGGGCCCGGGAGTGCCACGTCACGCTGCAGCTTTCCCTCGATGAACAGCTGCCGCAGTCGCAGTTCGACGGCGAAGGAATTCACCGGGCGGTTCTCAACATCCTGACGAACGCGATCGATGCGCTGGATGGTCGGGATGACGGTCGCGTCGTCATCAGCACCGGTCTCGACGAGGCAACCAGCCACGTGTTCGTCGAGATCGCCGACAACGGCCCCGGCATTGCGGAAGCCGAGCTGCCTCGACTGTTCAACATCTTCGAGTCGTCCAAGGGATCGCGCGGGACCGGGCTGGGCCTGGCCGTCAGTCAGAAGATCCTCCGCGAACATGGCGGAGAGATCACCGCCAAAAGCCGCCTGGGTGAGGGGGCTACGTTCCGTCTCGAATGGCCGGCCGCAGAAGACGATCAGGACGATTCGCACGACGTCACCGGGCAGACCGAATCCCAGACGCGGTCACCGGGCTGA
- a CDS encoding putative quinol monooxygenase, producing the protein MFCINVILNVKSEGDVATVRDLLTEAGRLSRSEPGCIRFEVCHSQSDPQTFILCERWESEEAWKQHREEKAFTEIYKPQVLPLVDRVPHISTLLE; encoded by the coding sequence ATGTTCTGCATCAACGTGATATTGAATGTGAAGTCGGAAGGTGACGTGGCGACGGTCCGCGATCTGCTGACGGAGGCCGGCCGTCTCTCGCGATCGGAGCCGGGCTGCATCCGTTTCGAAGTCTGCCATTCCCAGAGCGATCCGCAGACGTTCATTCTGTGCGAGCGATGGGAGTCGGAGGAGGCGTGGAAGCAGCACCGCGAAGAAAAGGCCTTCACAGAGATCTACAAGCCGCAGGTGCTGCCGCTCGTCGATCGCGTGCCGCACATCTCGACGTTGCTCGAATAG
- a CDS encoding DinB family protein, which yields MSISTLIDDYVAGPGQLREALAGMSSEQINAAPVAGKWSTRQVVCHIADFEPVYADRMKRVVCEENPPLRGGDPDQFAAALAYDARDIEEELVLIEAVRNHTARILRTLPESDFERTGTHSVDGALSLETLLRRITGHIPHHIRFIQEKRQALESA from the coding sequence ATGAGCATCAGCACACTGATCGACGATTACGTGGCCGGGCCCGGTCAGCTGCGGGAGGCCCTCGCCGGCATGAGTTCCGAACAGATCAATGCCGCGCCGGTTGCCGGCAAGTGGTCGACACGCCAGGTCGTCTGCCACATCGCCGACTTCGAGCCGGTCTATGCGGACCGGATGAAGCGGGTGGTTTGCGAAGAGAACCCGCCGCTGCGGGGAGGCGATCCCGATCAGTTTGCCGCCGCTCTCGCGTACGACGCCCGTGACATTGAAGAAGAACTGGTGTTGATCGAGGCGGTCCGCAACCACACGGCCCGGATTCTGCGGACGTTGCCGGAGTCAGATTTCGAGCGGACGGGGACCCACTCGGTCGATGGAGCGCTGAGTCTGGAGACGTTGCTCCGGCGGATTACGGGTCACATTCCGCACCACATCCGCTTCATTCAGGAAAAACGTCAGGCGCTCGAGTCGGCCTGA
- a CDS encoding branched-chain amino acid aminotransferase yields MNALLTKLYNDEAGFIVSAELVLVSTIAVLGLVVGLSELAININNELEDVGSAFSSVQQSYEYGGTWGCKAGFSGSGFEDHPDLCSDECDIR; encoded by the coding sequence ATGAACGCCCTGCTCACCAAGCTGTACAACGACGAAGCCGGTTTCATTGTCTCCGCCGAACTCGTCCTCGTCTCCACGATCGCCGTCCTCGGCCTGGTCGTCGGACTGAGCGAACTGGCCATCAACATCAACAACGAACTCGAAGACGTCGGCTCGGCCTTCAGCAGTGTGCAGCAGAGCTACGAATACGGCGGGACCTGGGGCTGCAAGGCCGGCTTCTCCGGCAGCGGCTTCGAAGATCACCCGGATCTCTGCTCGGACGAATGCGACATCCGCTGA
- a CDS encoding dipeptidase: MLIFDAHLDIAWNAVEWNRNLELPVEEIRKFEKHFTDIVPGDCTVSYPELRRGGIGIMIATLLPRLHRKDKELTFYQSREAAYGMSMGQLAYYRAMCAKGVLRELPDAEAVQSHVKEWEAYVAGGSQGDGPPLGFILSMEGAPPILQPEQVHEWYEAGLRIVGPAHYGPNEYCHGTGSEGGLTEDGRQLMREMNKAGMLLDATHLADESFWEALEIFDGPVLASHHNCRSLVPGDRQLNDDQIKTLIERGSVIGAAFDNWMLTPGWKKYVTPLETVTLENVADHIDHVCQLAGNCLHSGIGTDLDGGFGKEQSPSDMETIAEIGKVAEILERRGYSSDDVERIMYRNFVDFFGRAWG; the protein is encoded by the coding sequence ATGCTGATCTTTGATGCCCACCTGGATATCGCATGGAATGCGGTCGAGTGGAACCGCAACCTCGAACTGCCCGTCGAGGAGATCCGCAAGTTCGAGAAGCACTTCACCGACATCGTCCCGGGGGACTGCACCGTCTCGTACCCCGAGCTGCGTCGCGGCGGGATCGGCATCATGATCGCCACGCTGCTGCCGCGCCTGCACCGCAAAGACAAGGAACTGACGTTCTACCAGTCCCGCGAAGCGGCGTACGGAATGTCGATGGGCCAACTGGCCTACTACCGGGCGATGTGTGCAAAGGGCGTGCTGCGGGAACTTCCTGACGCCGAGGCAGTGCAGTCGCACGTCAAGGAGTGGGAAGCATACGTGGCGGGCGGGAGCCAGGGGGACGGGCCGCCGCTCGGATTCATCCTGAGCATGGAAGGGGCCCCGCCGATCCTGCAGCCGGAGCAGGTTCACGAGTGGTACGAGGCGGGCCTGCGGATCGTCGGCCCGGCCCATTATGGTCCCAACGAGTACTGCCACGGCACTGGCAGTGAAGGGGGCCTGACCGAGGACGGTCGGCAGCTGATGCGCGAGATGAACAAGGCCGGCATGCTGCTGGATGCGACGCACCTGGCGGATGAGTCGTTCTGGGAAGCGCTGGAGATCTTCGACGGCCCGGTTCTCGCCAGCCACCACAACTGCCGTTCGCTGGTGCCGGGCGATCGTCAGCTGAACGACGATCAGATCAAGACCCTCATCGAGCGGGGCAGCGTCATCGGTGCGGCGTTCGATAACTGGATGCTCACCCCCGGCTGGAAGAAGTACGTCACGCCGCTCGAAACGGTGACCCTCGAGAACGTCGCCGACCACATCGATCACGTCTGCCAGTTGGCCGGCAACTGTCTGCATAGCGGCATCGGAACGGATCTCGACGGTGGCTTCGGCAAGGAGCAGTCTCCCAGCGACATGGAGACGATCGCCGAGATCGGAAAGGTGGCGGAAATCCTCGAACGCCGCGGCTATTCGAGCGACGACGTCGAACGGATCATGTACCGCAACTTCGTCGATTTCTTCGGTCGTGCGTGGGGGTGA
- a CDS encoding DUF423 domain-containing protein → MTSCETSGSAVRSWWVSTGAVLAGLAVVTGAFAAHGLGPYLEGLYGDQVREVAGQQIPAAQKYLADFRTAAEYQMYHALALVVCGLVAAPRCCRTLNAAGWAFVLGIACFSGSLYTLVLTGQTWLGMVTPIGGLAFILGWILLALAACPCRGTAHDGSSAVGQQVESGT, encoded by the coding sequence ATGACTTCATGCGAGACGTCTGGCAGCGCGGTTCGATCATGGTGGGTTTCGACGGGAGCGGTCCTGGCAGGACTGGCCGTCGTCACCGGTGCCTTCGCGGCTCACGGTCTCGGACCGTACCTCGAAGGTCTCTACGGGGATCAGGTTCGAGAAGTGGCCGGTCAGCAGATTCCAGCTGCGCAGAAGTATCTGGCCGATTTCCGGACCGCGGCCGAGTATCAGATGTATCACGCGCTGGCGCTCGTGGTGTGCGGTCTGGTCGCGGCTCCCCGTTGCTGCAGGACGCTCAATGCGGCCGGCTGGGCGTTCGTGCTGGGAATCGCCTGCTTTTCGGGAAGTCTGTATACTCTCGTGCTGACGGGACAGACCTGGTTGGGAATGGTCACTCCGATCGGCGGACTGGCGTTTATTCTCGGCTGGATCCTGCTGGCTCTGGCCGCCTGCCCCTGTCGTGGGACAGCGCATGATGGCTCTTCCGCGGTCGGGCAACAGGTCGAGTCCGGCACGTAG
- a CDS encoding DJ-1/PfpI family protein has translation MSGKSILLIAGDFVEDYEIMVPFQTLQTVGYTVHAVCPDKKAGEQIRTAVHDFEGDQTYSEKPGHNFTLNATFDEINPADYAALVVPGGRAPEYIRLNERVCEIVRHFAEADKPIAAICHALQLLAAAGVLEGKRCTAYPACAPDVRAAGGTYVEIPVDQAHVDGKLVTAPAWPAHPQWMAAFLEVMGASIQL, from the coding sequence ATGTCCGGGAAGTCGATTCTGCTGATTGCCGGCGATTTCGTCGAAGACTACGAAATCATGGTCCCGTTCCAGACGCTGCAGACGGTCGGCTACACCGTCCATGCCGTCTGTCCCGACAAGAAGGCGGGCGAGCAGATCCGCACAGCGGTCCATGACTTCGAAGGGGACCAGACCTACAGCGAAAAGCCCGGGCACAACTTCACGCTCAACGCCACCTTCGACGAGATCAATCCGGCCGACTACGCGGCCCTCGTCGTGCCCGGCGGACGTGCTCCGGAGTACATCCGGCTGAATGAACGTGTTTGCGAGATCGTCCGGCACTTCGCCGAGGCGGACAAGCCGATCGCCGCGATCTGTCACGCCCTGCAGTTGCTGGCGGCGGCCGGCGTTCTGGAAGGCAAACGCTGCACGGCCTACCCGGCCTGTGCGCCGGACGTGCGTGCGGCCGGTGGAACGTACGTCGAGATTCCGGTCGATCAGGCGCATGTGGACGGCAAGCTCGTGACGGCTCCGGCATGGCCGGCGCATCCGCAGTGGATGGCGGCCTTCCTCGAGGTGATGGGTGCGTCCATCCAGCTTTGA
- a CDS encoding dihydrolipoyllysine-residue acetyltransferase — protein MSTEFKLPSIGEGVESADVAELFVKEGDVLEPGQNICELETEKAVVELPCPHGGRVAKVHVSAGETVEVGQLLLTIEESTAGETGGDSSAPAGSAEETSASEPAEAPATESAPAAETESQAATATASGEVVEFKIPNIGEGVESADVAEVLVSVGDTIEAEQNVLELETEKAVVELPCPHAGTIEKIHVSAGDTVSVGQAVLSIATAGGTGKAKPASAPSGESKSFPPEKSPAKEPKRESAPAERQAASARTPELVSRQDETNGQPPVPAAPSTRRLARQLGVNLREVNGSGPGGRITHDDVQAYVRNRLQNDNVPAVSRGGAPTGLAAGSLAPPPLPDFSKYGEVAREKLNKIARTSAENLTVSWNVIPHVTQHDRADITDIEAARKRFGQGVGKNGPKVTMTAVAIKALATCLQAFPKFNSSLDPETNELVLKKFYNIGCAVDTPNGLVVPVVKDVDRKSILDVAAEINELAAKARDRKLSIDSMQGATCTVTNLGGIGGVAFTPIVNYPEVCILGMARGQKELQLVDGEVRERLMLPLSLSYDHRVINGADAARFMVTLCNMLSDPFTLLSAI, from the coding sequence ATGAGCACTGAATTCAAGCTGCCCAGCATCGGCGAGGGAGTCGAATCCGCCGACGTCGCGGAACTGTTCGTCAAGGAAGGGGACGTCCTCGAACCGGGGCAGAACATCTGCGAACTGGAGACTGAAAAGGCGGTGGTCGAACTCCCCTGTCCGCATGGCGGACGGGTGGCCAAAGTTCACGTTTCCGCCGGCGAAACAGTCGAGGTCGGTCAGTTGCTGCTGACGATCGAGGAATCGACCGCGGGTGAGACGGGAGGCGATTCGTCTGCGCCTGCAGGAAGTGCCGAAGAGACGAGCGCCAGCGAGCCTGCCGAAGCACCTGCCACGGAGTCGGCCCCCGCTGCGGAAACCGAAAGCCAGGCGGCCACCGCAACGGCTTCCGGCGAAGTCGTCGAATTCAAGATTCCGAACATCGGTGAAGGAGTCGAGTCGGCGGACGTGGCGGAAGTTCTCGTCTCGGTTGGCGACACGATCGAGGCCGAACAGAACGTCCTCGAACTCGAAACCGAGAAAGCGGTCGTCGAACTCCCCTGTCCGCACGCCGGCACGATTGAGAAGATTCACGTGTCGGCCGGAGATACCGTGTCGGTCGGCCAGGCCGTGCTCTCCATCGCCACGGCCGGCGGTACCGGAAAGGCCAAACCGGCTTCCGCGCCATCGGGAGAATCGAAGTCGTTCCCCCCAGAGAAGTCTCCCGCGAAGGAGCCGAAGCGCGAGTCCGCTCCCGCAGAGCGTCAGGCTGCATCCGCCCGTACGCCCGAGCTTGTCTCGCGGCAGGACGAGACGAACGGACAACCGCCCGTTCCTGCCGCGCCTTCGACCCGACGGCTCGCGCGTCAGCTCGGCGTGAACCTGCGTGAAGTGAACGGTTCGGGCCCGGGTGGACGGATCACGCACGATGATGTGCAGGCTTACGTGCGCAATCGCCTGCAGAACGACAATGTGCCGGCCGTTTCGCGAGGTGGCGCACCGACCGGCCTGGCAGCCGGTTCGCTGGCTCCGCCGCCGCTTCCCGACTTCAGCAAGTATGGAGAGGTCGCCCGCGAGAAGCTGAACAAGATCGCCCGGACCTCTGCCGAGAATCTGACGGTTTCGTGGAACGTCATTCCGCACGTCACTCAGCACGATCGGGCGGACATCACGGATATCGAGGCGGCCCGCAAGCGGTTCGGCCAGGGCGTTGGCAAGAACGGCCCGAAGGTGACCATGACGGCCGTCGCCATCAAGGCGCTGGCCACCTGCCTTCAGGCGTTCCCCAAGTTCAACAGCAGCCTCGACCCCGAGACCAACGAGCTGGTTCTCAAGAAGTTCTACAACATCGGCTGTGCCGTCGACACGCCGAACGGACTGGTCGTGCCGGTCGTCAAGGACGTCGACCGCAAGAGCATTCTCGACGTGGCCGCCGAGATCAATGAACTGGCCGCAAAGGCCCGTGACCGCAAGCTGTCGATCGATTCGATGCAGGGAGCAACCTGCACCGTGACGAACCTGGGGGGGATCGGCGGCGTCGCGTTCACCCCGATCGTCAACTATCCCGAGGTCTGCATCCTCGGGATGGCTCGCGGTCAGAAGGAACTGCAGCTCGTCGACGGCGAGGTTCGCGAACGCCTGATGCTGCCGCTCTCGCTCTCGTACGACCACCGCGTGATCAACGGTGCCGACGCGGCCCGCTTCATGGTCACGCTGTGCAACATGCTGTCCGATCCATTCACGCTGCTCTCGGCCATCTAA